One region of Polynucleobacter paneuropaeus genomic DNA includes:
- a CDS encoding DUF3683 domain-containing protein, translating into MNAPLALNQLFEAGEGSPRLREIPYNYTSFSDREIVIRILGEGSWQTLNELRGVRKTGRSARMLFEVLGDIWVVQRNPFLQDDLLDNANRRQMLIDALWHRLGEVKKRASGESAPQVQLLLNAAHRAVENFENGFKDVERIRKQARKVLGRFTASDNICFDGVSRAAHVTDATDWRVEFPLVVLKPDYESEIPGLVKSCIELGLTIIPRGGGTGYTGGAIPLYALSAVINTEKLEQIDGVKSKHLPGVSKEVPTIFTGAGVVTRRVADAAEHAGLVFAVDPTSADASCIGGNIAMNAGGKKAVLWGTALDNLASWRMVDPEGNWLDVERLDHNLGKIHEAALVRFQLTWSDGLSEPGERILKTEIIESEGKRFRKEGLGKDVTDKFLSGLPGVQKEGCDGLITSATWILHRMPKYMRTVCLEFFGQAREAIPSIVEIKAYLDGLSKQGGPILAGLEHLDDRYLKAVGYSTKSKRNSLPKMVLLGDIAGDDEEAVAAATSEVVRMANLRVGEGFVAVSPEARKKFWLDRARTAAIARHTNAFKINEDVVIPLPRMGEYTDGIERINIELSLKNKLQVLDGLEHFLRKSALPLGKSTEDDEIPSAEILGDRVQQALDLIAGVRARWSEWLTKMDDYFPQLQDYSLRASWKAEVRAELRIMFGGLAFEPILNELEAIHKQILRKRVFVALHMHAGDGNVHTNLPVNSDDYEMLQDAHHAVDRIMKLARSLDGVISGEHGIGITKLEYLTEAELKDFRAYKNRVDPEGRFNKGKLMPHADLGMAYTPSFGLMGHESIIMQQSDIGAIADSIKDCLRCGKCKPVCATHVPRANLLYSPRDKILATSLLIEAFLYEEQTRRGVSIKHWEMFDDVAAHCTVCHKCLTPCPVKIDFGDVSMNMRNLLRKMGQQRFNPGTAASMLFLNATNPDTINLVRKTMIGWGYKAQRLGNDLFRRLARKQTAHPPATVGKPSVKEQVIFFVNKKMPGNLPKKTARALLDIEDANYVPIIRDPKTTSADTEAVFYFPGCGSERLFSQVGLATQAMLWNVGVQTVLPPGYLCCGYPQRGNGDFDKAEKMITDNRVLFHRVANTLNYLDIKTVVVSCGTCYDQLAGYQFEQIFPGCRIIDIHEYLLEKGVKLSGVTGVKYMYHDPCHSPMKLQDPLKTVNELIEQEDGKAIPKNDRCCGESGTLAITRPDISTQVRFRKEIEMEKGANALRKDDPAVDVKVLTSCPSCLQGLTRFDADSSTTADYIVVEMAQKILGADWMQEYVAKANQGGIERVLV; encoded by the coding sequence ATGAATGCTCCATTAGCATTAAACCAGTTGTTTGAAGCCGGCGAGGGCTCACCCCGTCTGCGCGAAATTCCTTACAACTACACCTCTTTTTCCGATCGGGAAATTGTCATCCGTATTCTGGGTGAGGGGTCTTGGCAGACCCTCAATGAGCTACGTGGTGTCAGAAAAACCGGCCGTTCCGCACGCATGTTGTTTGAGGTCCTGGGCGATATTTGGGTAGTCCAGCGCAACCCCTTCTTACAGGATGACTTATTAGATAACGCTAATCGTCGCCAAATGCTGATTGATGCCCTTTGGCATCGTCTTGGTGAAGTGAAGAAACGTGCTAGCGGAGAATCTGCCCCACAAGTACAACTCTTATTGAATGCTGCGCATCGTGCCGTTGAAAATTTTGAAAACGGTTTTAAAGACGTGGAGCGGATTCGTAAACAGGCACGAAAAGTACTGGGCCGTTTTACTGCTTCCGATAATATTTGTTTTGATGGGGTTTCCCGTGCAGCTCACGTAACAGATGCTACCGATTGGCGCGTTGAGTTTCCATTGGTGGTTCTAAAGCCTGACTATGAGTCCGAGATTCCCGGTTTAGTCAAAAGTTGTATTGAGCTTGGCTTAACCATTATTCCTCGTGGAGGCGGTACTGGTTACACCGGCGGTGCAATTCCTCTGTATGCATTGTCTGCAGTCATTAATACTGAGAAGCTTGAGCAGATTGATGGCGTTAAGAGCAAACATTTACCCGGTGTTTCAAAAGAAGTGCCAACGATATTTACTGGTGCTGGTGTAGTGACGCGTCGTGTCGCAGATGCTGCAGAACATGCCGGTTTGGTTTTTGCAGTAGATCCCACCTCTGCTGATGCGAGTTGTATCGGCGGCAACATTGCGATGAATGCCGGCGGTAAGAAAGCCGTACTTTGGGGCACAGCCTTAGATAACTTGGCCAGCTGGCGTATGGTTGATCCAGAGGGCAATTGGTTGGATGTAGAACGCTTAGATCATAATCTTGGCAAGATTCATGAAGCAGCACTAGTCCGCTTTCAGTTGACCTGGTCTGATGGCTTGAGTGAGCCTGGAGAACGCATTCTCAAAACTGAAATTATTGAGTCCGAAGGTAAGCGTTTTCGTAAAGAAGGTTTAGGCAAAGATGTGACCGATAAGTTTTTATCGGGATTGCCTGGCGTTCAAAAAGAAGGTTGCGATGGCCTCATTACCAGCGCCACTTGGATCTTGCATCGCATGCCGAAATACATGCGCACCGTTTGCTTAGAGTTTTTTGGTCAAGCGCGTGAAGCGATTCCTAGTATTGTCGAAATCAAAGCCTACTTGGATGGTCTGAGTAAGCAGGGCGGACCGATCTTAGCTGGTCTTGAGCATCTCGATGATCGCTATTTGAAAGCAGTAGGCTATTCCACTAAATCTAAACGCAACAGCTTACCCAAAATGGTTTTGCTGGGCGATATTGCTGGTGACGATGAAGAGGCAGTAGCTGCAGCCACCAGTGAAGTAGTACGAATGGCGAACCTTCGAGTTGGTGAAGGCTTTGTTGCTGTAAGCCCAGAAGCACGCAAGAAGTTCTGGTTAGATCGAGCTCGCACTGCAGCGATCGCTCGTCATACCAATGCCTTCAAGATTAATGAGGACGTAGTCATTCCATTGCCGCGAATGGGGGAGTACACCGACGGTATTGAGCGTATCAATATTGAATTGTCTTTAAAGAATAAATTACAGGTCTTAGATGGTTTAGAGCACTTCTTAAGAAAAAGTGCTCTACCGCTTGGTAAATCAACTGAAGATGATGAAATTCCTAGTGCAGAAATCTTGGGTGATCGTGTCCAGCAAGCCCTTGATCTGATTGCAGGAGTGCGTGCACGCTGGTCAGAGTGGCTCACTAAGATGGATGATTATTTTCCTCAGCTGCAAGACTATAGTTTGCGCGCTTCTTGGAAAGCTGAGGTTCGTGCTGAGCTGAGAATTATGTTTGGCGGTTTGGCTTTTGAGCCCATCTTGAATGAACTAGAAGCCATTCATAAACAGATTTTGCGTAAGCGCGTGTTTGTTGCGCTACATATGCATGCAGGTGATGGCAACGTTCATACCAATTTGCCAGTGAATTCAGATGACTACGAGATGTTGCAAGACGCACATCACGCCGTCGATCGCATCATGAAATTGGCTCGCTCGCTCGATGGCGTCATCTCTGGTGAGCACGGTATTGGTATTACAAAGTTAGAGTATTTAACTGAAGCAGAGTTAAAAGATTTTCGCGCTTATAAAAATCGGGTTGATCCAGAGGGCCGATTCAATAAAGGTAAATTGATGCCTCATGCTGATCTTGGCATGGCGTATACCCCAAGCTTCGGATTGATGGGTCATGAGTCCATCATCATGCAGCAAAGTGATATTGGCGCAATTGCCGATAGCATCAAAGATTGCTTGCGTTGCGGTAAATGTAAGCCAGTTTGTGCAACCCACGTACCACGAGCTAATTTGCTCTACAGCCCTCGTGACAAAATCTTAGCAACTTCTTTGTTAATAGAAGCCTTTTTATATGAAGAGCAAACGCGCCGGGGTGTTTCAATTAAGCATTGGGAGATGTTTGATGATGTCGCAGCCCATTGCACAGTCTGTCATAAGTGCTTGACACCATGTCCAGTCAAAATTGACTTTGGTGATGTGAGTATGAATATGCGTAATTTATTGCGCAAGATGGGGCAGCAGCGTTTTAATCCTGGTACTGCTGCATCAATGCTGTTCTTGAATGCAACAAATCCTGACACGATTAATCTTGTTCGTAAGACTATGATCGGCTGGGGTTACAAAGCTCAAAGATTAGGCAATGATCTATTCCGAAGGCTGGCTCGCAAGCAAACTGCACACCCACCTGCAACGGTAGGTAAGCCGAGCGTTAAAGAGCAGGTGATTTTCTTTGTGAATAAGAAAATGCCAGGCAACTTGCCTAAGAAGACCGCACGTGCGCTCCTAGATATTGAGGATGCCAATTACGTTCCAATCATTCGGGATCCAAAAACCACTTCCGCAGATACTGAAGCTGTCTTTTATTTTCCAGGCTGTGGTTCAGAGCGCTTGTTCTCCCAAGTAGGCTTAGCTACTCAGGCGATGCTTTGGAATGTCGGCGTACAAACTGTCCTGCCACCGGGTTATCTCTGTTGTGGCTATCCTCAACGCGGTAATGGCGACTTTGATAAAGCCGAGAAAATGATTACCGATAATAGGGTACTCTTTCACCGCGTTGCCAATACCCTTAACTATTTAGATATCAAGACTGTCGTAGTGTCTTGTGGCACTTGCTACGATCAATTGGCTGGTTATCAGTTTGAGCAAATCTTCCCTGGTTGCCGCATTATTGATATTCATGAGTATTTGCTCGAGAAGGGCGTGAAACTTTCTGGCGTGACTGGCGTGAAATACATGTATCACGATCCTTGTCATTCACCTATGAAGTTGCAAGACCCCCTCAAGACTGTCAATGAACTGATTGAGCAGGAAGATGGTAAAGCGATCCCTAAAAATGATCGCTGCTGCGGCGAGTCTGGAACACTCGCAATTACTCGTCCAGATATTTCAACGCAAGTCCGCTTCCGCAAAGAAATTGAAATGGAAAAAGGCGCTAATGCCCTTCGGAAAGATGATCCAGCAGTTGATGTGAAGGTGCTGACGAGCTGCCCATCGTGTTTGCAAGGGCTGACCCGCTTTGATGCAGATAGTTCAACTACGGCTGATTACATCGTGGTTGAGATGGCCCAAAAAATCTTGGGCGCGGACTGGATGCAAGAATACGTTGCCAAAGCCAATCAGGGCGGTATTGAAAGGGTCTTGGTTTGA
- the ilvA gene encoding threonine ammonia-lyase, biosynthetic yields the protein MATNYLKKILAARVYDVARETELELAPELSKRLGNQVLLKREDNQPVFSFKLRGAYNKMAHLSPAALKRGVIAASAGNHAQGVALAAAKMKTKAVIVMPVTTPSLKIDAVKARGGSWVEVILHGESYSDAFTYSQVLEKKRGLTFVHPFDDPDVIAGQGTIAMEIFQQHEKPIDAIFVAIGGGGLIAGIGEYVKAVSPKTQVIGVQSVDSDAMKRSLKANRRIEMKDVGLFSDGTAVKLVGKETFRICKKVVDEIITVDTDEICAAINDVFTDTRSILEPAGALAIAGLKKYVEQHHSKKKTLVAVACGANMNFSRLRFVAERADVGEFKEAVFAVTIPEERGSFKRFCELPGKRNVTEFNYRIADQRQAHIFVGIGTQKAGDSEAIAKHFRKAKFATIDLTHDELAKSHLRHMVGGHSALAQDEQLYRFEFPERPGALMKFLTSMAPNWNISLFHYRNHGADYGRILVGIQVPKNEQKKFQAFVAKLGYPHWNETNNPAYRLFLK from the coding sequence ATGGCAACCAACTACTTAAAGAAAATATTAGCGGCCCGGGTCTACGACGTAGCCAGGGAGACTGAGCTTGAGCTAGCGCCTGAACTGAGCAAGCGCTTGGGCAACCAAGTTTTACTCAAACGGGAAGATAACCAGCCCGTTTTCTCCTTCAAATTACGTGGTGCGTATAACAAAATGGCGCACCTATCTCCCGCAGCATTAAAACGAGGAGTGATCGCGGCATCAGCTGGAAATCATGCCCAAGGGGTAGCTCTGGCCGCAGCCAAAATGAAGACCAAAGCGGTGATCGTGATGCCTGTCACTACCCCCAGTCTCAAAATTGATGCTGTCAAAGCCCGCGGTGGCTCTTGGGTCGAAGTCATTTTGCATGGGGAGTCCTACAGCGATGCTTTTACCTATTCTCAAGTCTTAGAAAAAAAACGGGGTTTGACCTTCGTTCATCCCTTTGATGACCCTGATGTCATCGCCGGACAAGGCACGATTGCCATGGAGATTTTCCAGCAGCACGAGAAACCCATCGATGCAATTTTTGTTGCTATCGGTGGTGGTGGACTCATCGCAGGGATTGGGGAGTACGTCAAAGCAGTGAGCCCCAAAACCCAAGTCATCGGAGTCCAGTCAGTAGATTCAGATGCTATGAAGCGTTCCTTGAAAGCGAATCGTCGCATCGAGATGAAAGACGTTGGACTTTTTTCAGATGGCACTGCCGTCAAACTCGTTGGCAAAGAAACTTTCCGCATCTGTAAAAAAGTAGTTGATGAAATCATTACTGTCGATACCGATGAAATCTGTGCGGCCATCAATGATGTCTTTACCGATACCCGTAGCATTTTGGAACCTGCTGGAGCACTCGCAATCGCAGGCCTCAAGAAATATGTTGAACAACACCACAGCAAGAAGAAAACTTTAGTGGCAGTAGCCTGCGGTGCCAATATGAACTTTAGCCGTCTACGCTTTGTTGCAGAACGCGCTGATGTCGGTGAGTTTAAAGAAGCCGTCTTTGCAGTCACGATTCCAGAAGAGCGTGGTTCATTCAAACGCTTCTGTGAGCTACCAGGTAAACGGAATGTGACTGAATTTAACTATCGTATCGCCGATCAAAGACAAGCCCATATCTTTGTTGGTATTGGCACCCAAAAAGCTGGCGATAGCGAGGCCATCGCCAAACACTTCCGTAAAGCGAAGTTTGCTACGATCGATTTGACTCATGATGAGCTTGCTAAATCGCACTTGCGACATATGGTTGGCGGTCACTCTGCGCTTGCTCAGGATGAACAGCTCTATCGCTTTGAGTTTCCTGAGCGCCCAGGTGCGCTGATGAAGTTCTTAACGAGCATGGCGCCCAATTGGAACATCAGCCTGTTCCATTATCGAAATCATGGTGCTGACTACGGACGTATTTTAGTAGGTATTCAAGTGCCTAAAAATGAGCAGAAGAAATTCCAAGCATTCGTGGCAAAGCTAGGCTATCCACATTGGAATGAAACTAATAACCCTGCTTATCGTCTCTTTCTAAAATAA
- a CDS encoding 5'-nucleotidase translates to MSFSLTGKLVVAISSRALFDFEEENRIFESTDDSAYMKLQLERLSKAAQTGVAFPLVKKLLAFNEEGEQRVEVVILSRNDPVSGLRVFRSAEHHGLHLERGVFTRGRPPYHYLRSLKANLFLSANEDDVRATIDAGFPAARVYPESSKTAESHPNEIRIAFDGDAVLFSDEAEQVFQKKGLEAFVDHESKKADIPLPPGPFKPLLEALHRLQRSTSEKGMRIRTALVTARSAPAHERAIRTLMAWGIDVDEAMFLGGLTKSEFLREFEPDFFFDDQTGHCQSAATVAPTGHVVSGVSNRPKA, encoded by the coding sequence ATGTCTTTCTCACTCACCGGAAAACTGGTCGTCGCGATTTCATCGCGCGCCCTCTTTGACTTTGAGGAAGAAAATCGTATCTTCGAATCCACTGATGACAGCGCCTATATGAAGCTCCAGCTGGAACGTCTCTCCAAGGCCGCACAAACTGGGGTGGCATTCCCGCTAGTCAAGAAACTTTTAGCCTTCAATGAAGAAGGTGAGCAAAGAGTCGAGGTGGTGATTCTTTCGCGCAATGATCCCGTGAGTGGCCTGCGGGTCTTTCGCTCTGCAGAACATCATGGCTTACATCTTGAGCGGGGGGTATTTACCAGGGGCAGACCTCCATACCATTACCTACGTTCTTTAAAGGCTAATCTTTTTCTTTCTGCCAATGAAGATGATGTCAGAGCAACCATTGATGCTGGCTTTCCAGCAGCACGGGTATATCCAGAATCGAGTAAAACTGCTGAGTCGCATCCTAATGAAATCCGTATTGCATTTGACGGTGATGCCGTTCTCTTCTCTGATGAAGCAGAACAAGTCTTCCAGAAAAAAGGTCTTGAAGCTTTTGTCGATCACGAAAGTAAGAAAGCGGATATCCCCTTACCACCCGGCCCCTTCAAACCTCTTCTCGAAGCACTGCATCGCTTGCAACGCTCTACTAGTGAAAAGGGTATGCGGATTCGGACGGCATTAGTCACAGCGCGCTCTGCACCAGCCCATGAACGTGCGATTCGAACTCTGATGGCGTGGGGCATCGATGTTGATGAGGCTATGTTTTTAGGTGGTCTTACGAAGAGTGAATTTCTCAGAGAGTTTGAGCCCGACTTCTTCTTTGATGATCAGACGGGTCATTGCCAATCAGCCGCTACAGTTGCGCCTACTGGGCATGTGGTCTCTGGTGTTTCGAATCGACCAAAAGCGTAG
- the queF gene encoding NADPH-dependent 7-cyano-7-deazaguanine reductase QueF (Catalyzes the NADPH-dependent reduction of 7-cyano-7-deazaguanine (preQ0) to 7-aminomethyl-7-deazaguanine (preQ1) in queuosine biosynthesis), with protein sequence MNSLQLGKSTPYPDQYDPNLLFPIQRSVNRAKLGIKEHAPLPFMGIDIWNAYELSWLNAKGKPQIALAEFQIPADSPNMIESKSFKLYLNSLNNSRFENEDELRQRLIADLSKVAGSQITTRINPTDAIAKQGMEEMGGVLLDRLDIEVDCAAGADPSLLGVNESFSPVEQCLVSHLLKSNCPVTGQPDWASVQIRYQGRPILEEGLLRYLIGFRQLGEFHEHCVETIFCDIKQQCKPEKLSVYARYTRRGGLDINPFRTDYNAVWPDNTRHARQ encoded by the coding sequence ATGAATTCTTTACAGCTCGGCAAAAGCACGCCCTACCCAGATCAGTACGATCCAAACTTATTATTCCCAATTCAACGTTCGGTCAATCGTGCCAAACTCGGAATCAAAGAACATGCCCCACTCCCTTTCATGGGAATTGATATTTGGAATGCATACGAATTAAGTTGGCTCAACGCTAAAGGTAAACCACAAATTGCTTTAGCAGAGTTTCAGATCCCTGCAGACTCGCCCAATATGATTGAGTCGAAATCTTTCAAGCTCTATCTCAATAGCCTTAATAACAGCCGCTTTGAGAATGAGGACGAGTTGCGTCAACGTCTCATTGCTGATTTATCTAAAGTTGCAGGTAGCCAAATTACTACTCGGATCAACCCAACTGATGCCATTGCTAAACAAGGCATGGAAGAAATGGGAGGGGTCTTATTGGACCGACTGGATATTGAAGTAGACTGCGCAGCTGGCGCCGACCCCAGCCTATTGGGCGTTAATGAGTCCTTTAGCCCTGTTGAGCAATGCTTAGTCTCTCATCTACTGAAATCTAACTGTCCTGTTACAGGTCAACCGGATTGGGCAAGCGTACAAATTCGGTATCAGGGAAGACCTATTTTGGAAGAAGGTTTGTTGCGCTACTTAATTGGCTTTAGACAGCTCGGAGAATTTCATGAGCATTGTGTAGAAACAATCTTTTGTGACATCAAGCAGCAATGTAAGCCAGAAAAGTTATCTGTTTATGCCCGATATACACGCAGAGGGGGTTTAGATATCAACCCCTTTCGTACGGATTACAACGCTGTCTGGCCTGACAACACGCGCCACGCCAGACAGTAA
- the ssb gene encoding single-stranded DNA-binding protein gives MASVNKVIIVGNVGRDPETRYMPSGDAVTNISVATSDRYKDKQTGEMKETTEWHRVAFFGKLAEIAGQYLKKGSQVYVEGRLRTRKWTDASGQEKYSTEIVSETMQMLGGKPVGGSEGGESYSRSKSAESSAPAASSNAASLGAMDDDIPF, from the coding sequence ATGGCTTCGGTAAATAAAGTCATCATTGTGGGTAATGTAGGACGTGACCCAGAAACGCGTTATATGCCTAGTGGCGACGCAGTAACCAATATCTCAGTAGCGACTTCAGATCGTTACAAAGACAAGCAAACTGGTGAAATGAAAGAGACCACTGAATGGCATCGTGTTGCATTCTTTGGCAAGCTTGCAGAGATTGCAGGCCAGTATTTGAAAAAAGGTTCACAAGTCTATGTTGAGGGTCGCTTACGCACTCGCAAGTGGACTGATGCGAGTGGTCAAGAAAAATACTCTACAGAGATCGTTTCTGAAACCATGCAAATGTTGGGTGGTAAGCCAGTAGGTGGTAGCGAAGGTGGCGAGAGCTACAGTCGCTCGAAGTCTGCTGAATCATCTGCACCAGCAGCGTCCTCTAATGCTGCTTCCTTAGGCGCAATGGACGACGATATTCCGTTCTAA
- a CDS encoding MFS transporter yields MNPSELRSTLALAGIYGLRILGLFLLLPVFSVYAHGLPGGERALWVGLALGIFNIVQACLYIPLGRLSDRIGRKPVVFWGLSLFIAGALICSARDDLLWIAIGRGVMGAGAISAAISAWVADLTREQVRTRAMALVGGSIALSFALSLVIAAPLYRLISMRGIFIVLACLGAIAMLVTHFILPNSKPEPKVESASLREIFFRPELMRLNIGVFVLHATQVAMFLVIPRLLVDAGLPLASHWKIYLPVVLLSFVIMAPILILGEKKHRLRTVLLVAIVLLVIAESIFTSASSISVIATTLVIYFVGFNLLEALQPSLVSRFAKEAKGAALGIFNTTQSIGLFSGAVLGGYLMDSLGAFSVFFAGTGLLICWLIIAWSMQELPARSADKA; encoded by the coding sequence ATGAATCCTTCTGAACTTCGCTCTACTTTGGCCTTAGCGGGCATCTATGGTCTTCGGATACTGGGCCTTTTTCTGCTTTTGCCAGTATTTAGTGTCTATGCCCATGGGCTCCCTGGCGGTGAGCGGGCGCTTTGGGTTGGCTTAGCACTCGGAATCTTCAATATTGTTCAGGCTTGCCTTTACATTCCTTTGGGACGCCTCTCCGATCGGATCGGTCGTAAACCCGTCGTTTTCTGGGGCTTGTCTTTATTTATTGCTGGTGCCCTAATCTGTTCTGCACGGGATGATTTACTGTGGATTGCGATTGGGCGGGGAGTGATGGGCGCTGGTGCCATCTCCGCCGCGATCTCAGCTTGGGTTGCCGATTTGACTCGTGAGCAGGTCCGCACACGGGCTATGGCACTAGTAGGGGGTAGTATTGCTTTGTCTTTTGCCCTCTCATTAGTGATTGCCGCACCGCTTTATCGCCTCATTTCTATGCGTGGAATTTTTATTGTTTTGGCTTGCTTGGGGGCGATAGCGATGCTAGTCACTCACTTTATCTTGCCCAACTCAAAACCTGAACCCAAGGTAGAGTCTGCATCTTTGCGAGAAATCTTTTTTCGTCCGGAGTTGATGCGCTTAAATATTGGTGTCTTCGTACTGCATGCAACCCAAGTTGCCATGTTCTTAGTAATACCTCGTCTGTTGGTTGATGCTGGCCTACCGCTTGCCTCGCATTGGAAAATTTACCTACCAGTAGTGCTACTTTCCTTTGTCATCATGGCGCCTATTTTAATTTTGGGAGAAAAGAAACATCGCCTGCGCACTGTCCTGTTAGTCGCGATTGTTTTATTAGTGATTGCTGAAAGTATCTTTACGAGTGCAAGCTCTATTTCAGTAATTGCTACTACTTTGGTGATTTACTTTGTAGGCTTCAATTTATTAGAGGCATTGCAGCCGTCACTCGTTTCGCGTTTTGCCAAAGAAGCCAAGGGGGCTGCATTAGGGATATTCAACACCACCCAATCCATTGGTCTCTTTAGTGGAGCTGTGCTGGGAGGCTATTTAATGGATAGCCTTGGTGCTTTCTCAGTCTTTTTCGCTGGCACAGGCCTCTTAATTTGCTGGCTTATAATTGCTTGGTCAATGCAGGAGTTGCCCGCCAGATCCGCTGACAAGGCATAA